From a region of the Citricoccus muralis genome:
- the rplI gene encoding 50S ribosomal protein L9 codes for MAKLILTQEVTGLGSAGDVVDVKNGYARNYLLPRGFATLWTKGGEKQVESIKTARQIRAVKSLEEAQALAAQLQASAVKLEVTAGEGGRLFGAVKAADVADAVEAAGRGSIDKRVVTLPSAIKATGRFQAHARLHEDVLAVIDLDVVGAKTKKK; via the coding sequence ATGGCAAAGCTCATTCTGACCCAGGAAGTGACTGGCCTGGGCTCCGCCGGTGACGTCGTCGACGTCAAGAACGGCTACGCCCGCAACTACCTGCTGCCGCGCGGTTTCGCGACCCTGTGGACCAAGGGCGGGGAGAAGCAGGTCGAGTCGATCAAGACTGCCCGCCAGATCCGCGCCGTGAAGTCCCTCGAGGAGGCCCAGGCCCTGGCTGCACAGCTCCAGGCGTCCGCGGTCAAGCTCGAGGTCACCGCCGGTGAGGGCGGCCGCCTGTTCGGCGCCGTCAAGGCCGCCGACGTGGCTGACGCCGTCGAGGCCGCAGGCCGCGGCAGCATCGACAAGCGCGTCGTGACCCTGCCGTCCGCCATCAAGGCGACCGGCCGGTTCCAGGCTCACGCACGTCTGCACGAGGATGTCCTGGCCGTGATCGACCTGGACGTCGTCGGAGCCAAGACAAAGAAGAAGTAG
- the rpsR gene encoding 30S ribosomal protein S18 has protein sequence MAKAEIRKPKPKSNPLKAADITVIDYKDVALLRKFISDRGKIRARRVTGVTVQEQRKIAQAIKNAREVALLPYSGAGRG, from the coding sequence ATGGCGAAGGCTGAAATCCGTAAGCCCAAACCAAAGTCCAACCCCCTGAAGGCCGCTGACATCACCGTCATCGACTACAAGGACGTTGCACTGCTGCGCAAGTTCATCTCCGACCGCGGCAAGATCCGCGCGCGTCGCGTGACCGGCGTGACCGTGCAGGAGCAGCGCAAGATCGCCCAGGCCATCAAGAACGCCCGTGAGGTTGCCCTGCTTCCTTACTCCGGCGCTGGCCGCGGCTGA
- a CDS encoding single-stranded DNA-binding protein yields MAGETVITVVGNLTSDPELRFTPSGAAVANFTIASTPRTFDRQSNEWKDGETLFLRASIWREAAENVAESLTKGTRVVAQGRLKARSYETREGEKRTSYELDVDEIGPSLRYATAKVTKSNRSGGGGFGGNSGGGFGGGQGGGGFNQGGNTGSQGGGNAGWGAGGGQQSDPWGGSSTSAGSWETPGNDEPPF; encoded by the coding sequence ATGGCCGGAGAAACCGTCATCACCGTTGTTGGAAACCTGACGTCCGATCCGGAACTGCGGTTCACCCCCTCGGGTGCTGCCGTGGCGAACTTCACCATCGCCTCCACCCCTCGAACGTTCGACCGCCAGTCCAACGAGTGGAAGGACGGGGAGACCCTGTTCCTCCGCGCGTCGATCTGGCGTGAGGCGGCGGAGAACGTGGCCGAATCGCTGACCAAGGGCACCCGCGTGGTCGCCCAGGGCCGGCTGAAGGCCCGGAGCTACGAGACCCGTGAGGGCGAGAAGCGTACGTCGTACGAGCTGGACGTCGATGAGATCGGTCCCTCGCTGCGCTACGCCACCGCCAAGGTCACCAAGTCCAATCGCTCCGGCGGTGGCGGCTTCGGCGGCAACTCCGGTGGTGGCTTCGGCGGCGGCCAGGGTGGCGGCGGCTTCAACCAGGGTGGCAACACCGGTAGCCAGGGCGGCGGCAACGCCGGCTGGGGCGCCGGAGGCGGCCAGCAGAGCGATCCGTGGGGTGGTTCCTCCACCTCCGCCGGATCCTGGGAGACCCCGGGCAACGACGAACCTCCGTTCTGA
- the rpsF gene encoding 30S ribosomal protein S6: MRAYELMVLVDPEVDERTVEPTLQKYLEVVTKDGGSVDKFDLWGRRRLSYEIQKKAEAIYAVINFTSSPETSKELDRLLGLNETILRTKITRPEEQKISAETAE; the protein is encoded by the coding sequence ATGCGTGCATATGAACTGATGGTGCTGGTTGATCCCGAAGTGGATGAGCGCACCGTTGAACCGACCCTGCAGAAGTACCTGGAGGTCGTCACCAAGGACGGCGGCTCCGTGGACAAGTTCGATCTCTGGGGCCGGCGCCGCCTGTCCTACGAGATCCAGAAGAAGGCTGAGGCCATCTACGCGGTCATCAACTTCACCAGTTCCCCGGAGACCTCCAAGGAACTGGACCGACTGCTGGGTCTGAACGAGACCATCCTCCGCACCAAGATCACTCGCCCGGAAGAGCAGAAGATCTCCGCGGAGACCGCAGAGTAA
- a CDS encoding M18 family aminopeptidase, with product MTAPDTDSPRLTPDLPEYLQDLADFVMASPSSYHAAAEVARRLEAAGYVRVNEAVDFPAEPGGYVLVRDGAVMAWRIPDAGQVTSTPVFRILGAHTDSPSFKLKPKPSTSREGWLQAGVEVYGGPLLNSWLDRELCFAGRMVTVDGGEHLVRTGPIARFPQLAIHLDREVNSGLKLDRQQHLNPVWGAAAVGDAGGRTSDLPTDILAVLARTAGLEADEVAGFDVVMADTQAPGVFGASGELFASGRLDNLSSVHAGLVAMESLSTPHSLSVDLGWVPDGNTHPKSTENVGGVVADGVTGESAGAPVIPVLAAFDHEELGSASRSGAAGPVLEDVLRRVLDALGVSGQGAARSFAGSWLLSADAGHLVHPNYAERHDPVNHPRPNGGPLLKINANQRYSTDAAGAAAFARWCGVAGVPFQEFVSNNGVPCGSTIGPISATRLGIRTVDVGIGLLSMHSAREMCGADDPARLAGAVTAFYEGV from the coding sequence TTCGTGATGGCCAGTCCCTCGAGCTACCACGCCGCCGCCGAGGTGGCCCGCCGGCTGGAGGCCGCCGGATATGTCCGCGTGAACGAGGCAGTGGACTTCCCGGCGGAGCCCGGCGGGTACGTGCTGGTCCGGGACGGTGCCGTGATGGCCTGGAGGATTCCCGATGCCGGCCAGGTCACCTCCACCCCGGTGTTCCGGATCCTCGGGGCGCACACCGATTCGCCGTCCTTCAAGCTCAAGCCGAAGCCGTCCACGTCTCGCGAGGGCTGGCTGCAGGCCGGAGTCGAGGTCTACGGCGGACCTCTGCTGAACTCCTGGCTGGACCGCGAACTGTGCTTCGCCGGCCGCATGGTGACCGTGGACGGAGGGGAACACCTAGTCCGCACTGGGCCGATCGCCCGGTTCCCGCAACTGGCCATCCACCTGGACCGCGAGGTCAACAGCGGCTTGAAGCTCGACCGTCAGCAGCACCTGAATCCCGTCTGGGGCGCCGCGGCGGTGGGAGACGCCGGCGGCCGGACCTCGGACCTGCCGACCGACATCCTTGCCGTCCTGGCACGCACCGCGGGACTGGAGGCGGACGAGGTGGCCGGCTTCGACGTCGTGATGGCCGATACCCAGGCGCCCGGAGTGTTCGGCGCCTCGGGCGAGCTCTTCGCCTCCGGACGACTGGACAATCTGTCCTCCGTCCACGCCGGGCTGGTGGCGATGGAATCTCTGTCTACCCCACATTCACTTTCAGTCGACTTGGGGTGGGTCCCGGACGGAAACACCCACCCCAAGTCGACTGAAAACGTGGGGGGTGTGGTGGCGGACGGCGTGACCGGTGAATCGGCCGGGGCACCCGTGATCCCCGTGCTGGCCGCCTTCGACCACGAAGAGCTCGGCTCCGCTTCCCGCTCCGGTGCCGCCGGGCCCGTGTTGGAGGACGTGCTGCGCCGGGTGCTGGACGCCCTGGGCGTCTCCGGCCAGGGGGCCGCACGGTCGTTCGCGGGCTCCTGGCTGCTCTCAGCGGATGCCGGGCACCTGGTCCACCCGAACTATGCCGAACGGCATGACCCGGTGAACCACCCCCGGCCCAACGGCGGCCCGCTGCTGAAGATCAACGCCAACCAGCGGTATTCCACCGATGCCGCCGGGGCTGCTGCCTTCGCCCGCTGGTGCGGGGTGGCTGGGGTGCCGTTCCAGGAGTTCGTGTCCAACAACGGCGTGCCATGCGGTTCCACGATCGGCCCGATCTCCGCGACCCGGCTGGGCATCCGGACCGTGGACGTGGGCATCGGGCTGTTGTCCATGCACTCGGCCCGCGAGATGTGCGGCGCCGACGATCCGGCGCGGCTGGCCGGGGCCGTCACCGCCTTCTACGAGGGCGTCTGA